The genomic DNA TTCTCGCGGAGATCCGCCGGCTCAGTTCGCTGGCGCCGCTGCACAACCCGGCGAACGCGCAGGGCATCGAAGTGGCGCGGGAGCTGCTGCCCGGGGTGAAGCAGGTCGCGGTCTTCGACACCGCCTTCTTCTTCGACCTCCCGCCCGCCGCAGCCACCTACGCGATCGACAGGGAACTCGCCACCGAACACGCGTTGCGCCGCTACGGCTTCCACGGCACATCGCACGAGTACGTCTCGCAGCAGGCCGCGGCGTTCCTCGGCCGGCCCACGTCCGAGGTGAACCAGATCGTGCTGCACCTGGGCAACGGCGCCTCCGCCTCCGCGGTCCGCGGCGGCCGCGCCGTCGACACGTCGATGGGCCTCACGCCGCTCGAGGGCCTCGTGATGGGTACCCGCAGCGGCGACGTCGATCCGGGGCTCGTGCTGCACCTCGGGCGCTCGCTCGGCATGAGCATCGACGAGATCGACGACCTGCTCAACCGTCGGTCGGGCCTCAAGGGCATCGCCGGCGAGAACGACTTCCGCGCCCTGAGCGCGCTCATCGAGCAGGGCGACGAGCACGCCAAGCTCGCCTACGACGTGTACATCCACCGCCTCCGCCGGTACATCGGCGCCTACCTCGTCGATCTCGGCGGGGCCGATGCGATCACCTTCACCGCCGGCGTCGGGGAGAACGCCGCGCAGGTCCGCGCCGACGCCCTCGCCGGTCTGGAGAGATTCGGCATCGTCGTCGATCCCGCGCGCAACGCGGGCCGCGTCACCGAGCCCACGCGGATCTCGCCGGACGGAGCACCCGTGGCCGTGCTCGTCGTCCCGACCAACGAGGAGCTCGCGATCGCCCGCGAGGCAGCGGCACTCTGATGCCCCTCGGGCGCGTGGCGGGGATCGAGGGCGACGGGGCCGACTACGGCTCCCCACTCCTCGGTACCCGCACGGAGGGCGCCCGGCAGCGCAGGACCCGCACCGTCGCGCTGATCGCGGTCAGTTCGTCCGCCGCGACGCTGCTCGGCGGCGGCTTCGCGGCGATGCTCATCGTGGTCGGCATCCCCGAGCCCTCCGTGCAGCGGCCCGAGCTGTACACCGTCAACACCGTGGCCGTGCCGTCGTACATCGCGGCGGGCCTGATCGTGGGGCACCTCTACACCTTCTGGCTGGTGTACCGCTCGCTGCGGTGGACCGGCGGCGACGATCCGCCGACGCAGCAGGAGGCCGCCGACGCCCTGGCCCTGCCGCGCCGCCTCTACTGGTTCGAGATGCTCGCGTGGCTCTGCGCCGCGATCCTGTTCGGGTGGCTGTACGGCCGCGTCGACATGGATCTCGTGCCCAAGGTGTCGCTCGTCGTGCTCGGTGCCGGGCTGATGACCTCGGGCGTGGTGCGGGTGCTCACCGAGTTCAGCATGCGGCCCGTCACCGCGATCGCGCTGCGCGTCACCCGGCCGGAGCCGCGGCACCAGAGCCTGCAGGGACGTTCGCTGCGGCTGTGGATCCTGGGGTCGGGGCTGCCCTTCCTCGGCGTCATCACGGTGGCGCTGTTCGCGCTGTTCGAACCCGCCGCCACGGTGCGCGGCATCGCGATCAGCATGTGCGCCCTCGCCGCCGGAGGATTCTTCTCCGGGATGGTCTTCAACCTGCTCTCGTCCTCGCGGGTCTCCGCTCCCGTGAAGAGCGTGACCACCGGCATGCGGCGGGTGTCGGAGGGCCGCTACGACACCGAGGTCGTGGTCTACGACGGGACCTCATTGGGCGACCTGCAGTCCGGGTTCAACGCGATGGCCGCGGGCCTGCGCGAACGGGAACGCGTGCGCGACCTCTACGCCCGGCAGGTCGGCGAACAGGTCGCCCGCGCCACCATCGAGAGCGAGCCCGAGCTGGGTGGCGTCGAGCAGACCGTCGCCGTGATCTTCATCGACCTCGTCGGCTCCACGGCCCTCGCCGCGGAGCGGCCCGCCGCCGAGGTCGTCCAGATCCTCAACCGGTTCTGCGGCGTCGTCGTCGCGGAGGTGAACAGCCGCGGCGGCCTGGTCAACAAGTTCGAGGGCGACGCGGTGCTCGCGATCTTCGGCGCGCCCGCCCCGCTGACCGATCCGGCGGGCGCCGCGCTCTCGGCTGCGCGCGCCATGATGCGGCGCCTCGCCCGCGAGGTGCCCGAGATCCGCGCGGGCTGCGGCGTCACCCACGGCGTCGTCGTCGCCGGCTACGTCGGCGCAGCCGACAGGTTCGAGTACACGGTGATCGGCGATCCGGTCAACGAGGCCGCCCGCCTCTCGACCTACGCCAAGGCGGATCCGACGGTGCCCTGGGCCTCGGCCCCGGCGGTCGAGACCGCCGACCCGGCGGAGTGCACGCGCTGGCGGCCCGGCCCCATCGACGTGCTGCGCGGCCGCACCCAGGAGACCCGGATGTACGTCGCGAAGCGCTGAGCGGGTCAGCCGAAGGTGGGGAGCCGCGGCGGCAGTTGTTGGAGCACCCACTCGATGGTCACCGGGTTCGGCATCGACATCGCGTTGCCGATCGTCTTGTCGATGGTCGTGACCCGGTGTTCGCGGCTCACCGCGAGTGAGCGGAACGCGGTGTCCTCAGCGACCTTCGTGCCGTAGTCCAGGTAGACCAGGGCGTCGAGGTTCAGTACGTCCACGCGCTCCGCCGGGATCTCGGCGAAGAACGTGCCGGCGGGGATCAGCGACGAGACGGTCTCGGGCAGCGTGAAGCCGAGCATGGTGAGCACCTGGCCGCGGCCGTCGCTGGTGGCGTACGCGTAGAAGCCCCCATCGGACTTGGGCAGGACGGTGGCCGCCGTCTTCCCCCGGTACTGCGGGTGCTGCTCCTGCGTGCGGCGGATCGTCGCCTGCGTCTTGGTGACCAGGGCATCGCCCTGCGCCGCGCGGCCGATACCGCCGGCGATCGCGCGGACCTGGTCCTCCCACGGCACGCCCCACGCGGTGAACTGTGCGGGCCGCCGGATCACGGGCGCGATCGCCTCGAGGCGCGAGAAGGTGGCGTCATCGAAACCCGAGTTCACGGCGACGATGACGTCGGGCTTCGACGCGGCTAGCGTCTCGACGGCCTTGGTGTCCATCGCGGTGCCGGTGCCGAGCAGCATCTGCGGGTTCTTCCCCTGTAGCAGGGGCTTCGCCCATTCGCCCACGGGTTCCTTGGCGTCCTGCGCCCAGGGTGCGACGATCACCGGGACCACGCCGAGCGCGAGCAGGGTGTCGACGTCGCCGAGCCCGAGCGAGGCGACGCGCTGCGGCGACCGCGGGGCGTCACCGCCGGGACGCGAGTCGGACGCGGAGCCGCACGCCGCGAGGGTGATCGAGAGCAGCACGGCGAACACCGCCGAGACCAGACGCATACCGCCCCTTCCCTAGAATGAAGGGAAGCCTATCATTACGGTCGTGACCCTTTCTGCGACTGAGGAGGCCCCGACCGGGGGCACTCCGTCCGCGCGTCCGGGGCCGGCCTCCGGCGCCTCCCGGCGCAGGCGCCGCCTGGTCGGGCTGGTCCTGCTGCTCGCGCTGCTGGTGGTGACGGTGATCGCCTCGCTCGCGATCGGCTCCCGCAGCCTCGCGCCCTCGCTGGTGTGGGACGGCCTGTGGCACGACTACACCACCGGGCCGAATCCAGCGGATCCCGAGCTGAACCAGGCCGCGATCATCATCCAGACGCTGCGCGTGCCGCGCACCCTGCTGGCGCTCATCGCAGGCGCGGCGCTGGCGTTGGCGGGTGCGCTGATCCAGGGCCACACCCGCAACCCCGTCGCCGATCCCGGCTTCCTCGGCCTCACCCAGGGCGCGGCGTTCGCCGTGGTCTGCGCGACCTTCGTCGGCGGCCTCACCCAGCCGATCCAGTACGTCTGGTTCGCCTTCCTCGGCACCGCCCTCACTGCGATCCTCGTGTTCGGCCTCTCCAGCCTGGGGCGCGGCGTCGGCTCGCCGCTGACGCTGGTGCTCGCGGGCATGGGCGTGGCGATGTTCCTCAGCTCGACGACCTCCGCGATCGCGCTCAGCGACAACGCCTCGCTCGAGACCCTCCGGTTCTGGAACGCCGGCGCCGTCGTCGGCCGCGGCTTCGACGTCATCGCCGTCGTGGCACCGTTCATCGCCGCCGGAGTGGTCCTCGCGCTCGCCAACGGCCCGGCGGTGAACCTGCTCAACATGGGCGACGACGTCGCCAAGGGGCTGGGCCTCAACATCAACCTCGCGCGGACCGTCGGCATCACGGCGGTCACGCTGCTCGTGGGCGCCGCCACCGCCGCCTGCGGCAGCATCTCCTTCCTCGGACTCATGGTGCCGCACATCGTGCGCTACTTCACCGGCCCCGACTACCGCTGGCTGCTGCCGTATTCGGCGCTGATGGGCGCCTGGCTGCTGCTGGCCGCCGACATCGTGGGCCGTGTGGTCGCGCGACCCGGAGAGCTCGAGGTCGGCATCGTCGTGGCGCTGTTCGGCGCGCCCTTCTTCGTGGCACTCGTCTGGTGGCGGAAGGCGGTCAAGGTATGAGCACCACCCTCGAGCCGGTCGACGAACGCAAGCCGCCGATCCGGCCCGGCCTGCGGTTCGGGAACGTCGTCTCCTTCGTGTGGCGGCCCTGGCCCGTCGCCGTGACGGTGCTCCTCGCCCTCGTGGCCTTCGTGGCCTTCTGCGCCAGCATCCGCCTCGGCGCCTTCCCGATGACCTTCGGCGAGGTCCTGCAGGCGCTGGTCGGCACCGGCGACCAGACCACGCACTTCATCGTCATGGAGCTGCGCATGCCGCGCGCCCTCGTCGGGCTCGTGGTCGGTGCCGCGCTGGGCATGTCGGGCGCCATCGTTCAGTCGATCGCCCGCAACCCGCTGGCCAGCCCCGACATCCTCGGCGTGACCGCCGGTGCGGGCGTGGCCGCCGTCTTCCTCGTCACCTCGACCGGCACCCTCGCGGCCACGCTCAACAACGGCGTCGGGCTCCCCGTGGTCGCTGTGACCGGAGGCCTCCTCACGGGTGGGCTGGTATACCTCCTCGCCGTCCGCGGCGGGGTCGACGGTATGCGGCTGATCCTGGTCGGCATCGCCATCACCTTCCTCATGCGGGCCCTCGTCGACTGGATGTTGGTGCGCGCCGACATCCGCGACGTGGCGCGCGCGCAGACCTGGCTCGTCGGCTCGTTGGAGAGTCGCGACTGGTCGGACGTGTGGACCGCGCTCGGCCTCGCCGTTCCCGCTGCGCTGCTCGCGTTGGCCGCGGCGTTCCCGCTGCGCGCCGTGCAGCTCGGCGACGACGTGGCGCTCGGCCTGGGCGTGCGGCTCGGCCGCAACCGCGCGGTGCTGCTCATCGCCTCGGTCCTGCTCGCCTCCGCCGGCGTCGCCGCCGCCGGGCCGATCGGCTTCATCGCCTTCGTCTCGCCCCAGCTCGCGATGCGGCTGACCCGGCTCCCCACGCCGCCGCTGATCCCGTCGGCGCTCATGGGCGCGGCGCTGCTCTCCTGCGCCGACCTCGCCGCCCGCACGATGTTCTCCGTCGCGCTGCCGGTGGGCATCATCACCGCCGCCGTGGGCGGGCCGTTCCTCGTCTATCTCCTCGTCCGCCAGAACCTCAAGGGGGCCAAGTGACCACAACAGACACCGCGACGACGGCACCGTCGCGCCTCGGCGCCCGCAACGTCACCTCCGGCTACGGGCAGGTCGCGGTCCTCGACGGCCTGGACCTGGACATCCCGACCGGGGTGGTCACCACCATCATCGGGCCCAACGGGTGCGGCAAGTCGACGCTGCTGCGGACCCTCGCCCGGCTGATCAAGCCCTCGTCGGGGCACGTCGTCCTCGACGGCGCCGACATCGCCACGCTCAAGTCGAAGCAGATCGCCACGACGATGGGCCTGCTCCCGCAGAGCCCCCTCGCCCCCGAGGGGCTGACGGTGGGCGACCTCGTGGCCCGCGGCCGGCACCCGCACCAGTCGTGGCTGCGGCAGTGGAGCTCCGACGACGCCGAGGTCGTCGACGCCGCGCTCGAACAGACCGGGGTCCGCGATCTCGCGGACCGCACCGTCGACTCGCTCTCCGGCGGCCAGCGCCAGCGCGTGTGGATCTCGATGACCCTCGCGCAGGGCACCGACCTGCTGCTTCTCGACGAGCCGACGACCTACCTCGACCTCTCGCATGCGCTCGACGTACTCGACCTCGTCGACGAGCTCAGCAGCCAGGGGCGGACCGTCGTCATGGTGCTGCACGACCTGAACCTCGCGATCCGGTACAGCGACCACATCATCGCGATGAAGGACGGCGCGGTGGTCGCCCAGGGGGCGCCCGCGGACGTCATCAGCGAGGAGATGCTGCGCGAGACCTTCGGCCTGCACTCCCGGGTGATCGACGATCCGGTCGCGCCCGGACGCCCCTGCATCATCCCGATCGGCACCCGCCGCACGGGCGACGCCGCTCCGTAGCAGGACGTGCGGCACCGTCGGCCAGCGGTCCCTAGCGGGGCGTGCTGCGCCACCGCGTGTCGTGCATTCCCCATGTCCGTGGACGTAGGGAGGTGGCCGCCCCGCTAGGGAGCACCACGAGCGCAGCGAGGCCTCAGAAAAGGGTGCGGGGGCGGATCGCGTTCGCGAGATCGACCAGCGCGTGCCGCTGCCGTTTGCGTTCGGCGAGCGCGGCGATGTCGCGCAGCGACTTCTCCGTGGCCTTGCGCAGTCCGCGCTCGGTGAGGGCGTGATCGAGCAGCGTGCGGGTGCCGTCCAGCCGGCCGTGCTGGTTGCGGTGCTGCACCCAGCCGAGCGCCACGCCGAGGACCAGGGCGCGTAGCTGCAGCCGGCGGAATTCGGACTTGGGCAGGGTGCGCACGCGCCGTGCCGCCTCGTGCAGCTGCGCCTCCGTGACCTCGGCCAGGTCACGGCCGTGCACCAGCGCGACCACCGACGAGCAGAGTGCGTTGTGGTAGTGCCGGCTCGTCGACGGGACCTGGTCGAGGATCTCGACGGTGCCCACGATGTCGCCCGCCGCGCGCCGCATCCGGGCGGCGCCGAAGGCCGCCGAGATGATGCCGCGGTCGGTGCGCCACACGTTCTCGTACCGGCACCGTGCCCGTTCCAGCCACCCCTCGGGATCGGATTCGCCGGAGACGTAGCAGAATTCGGCGGCGACGGCGGCAGCCAGCTTGGGTGCCGCCTCGCCGGGGGCCTGGTCGGTCACCGTCTCGAAGTAGTCGTAGGCGGCGGCGTAATCGCCCTGCATGAGCGCGGTCTCGGCGCGGTACCAGGTGACCTGCCAGCGGTGCGGCTCGCGGGAGGCGAGCGAATCGAGCAGCGTGGTGGCGGCGTCCACCTCGCCGAGCTCCAGGTGCGCGCGGGCCTCCGCGAGGTCGATCTCGACGGTGCCGGCCATCGCCTCGCGCAGCTCGGCCAGCGAGTCCAGGATCTGCGTGGGGTCGCTGCGCATCGTCAGCGCGAGCACCCCCGCGGCCGGATCGGACGGATTGGCGATCGGAATCGGCAGCGCCGCCAGGACTTCCGGTGCGCGCAGCCGGTCGTCGTGCACCTCCGGGTCGGGATCGACGGCGCGCAGCATCAGCTCCACGCCGAAGGTCGAGCGCTGCGGGGTGAAGACCACCGAGAGCCCGGGGCGCGGCTCTCCGGACTTGGTGGACAGGCACTCCCGCAGCACGCCGAGCAACTGATCGGTCAGTTCCGCCGCCGAGGAGAAGCGCTCCTCCGGCTCCTCCGCCGTGGCCTTCACCAGCAGCCGGTACAGCGAGTTGTACTTCGCGAGGGTGTCGTCCTCGGTGGGCGAGGGCAGACCGTCGACGTACCGGCCCTTCTCCATCGGCACGTTGGCGACCAGGACCGCCAGCGTGCGGCCGACCGTGTACACGTCCGAGGCCACCGACGGTCCGGTCTTGGCGATCTCCGGCGCCTGGAATCCCGGTGTGCCGTAGATGTATCCGTACCCCGCGAGCGGGGCGACGGCGCCCAGGTCGATGAGCTTGACGTCCTCCTCGCTGATCATGATGTTGTCGGGCTTGAGGTCGTTGTAGGCCAGGCCCAGGCTGTGCAGGTACCCGAGTGCCGGGAGCACCTCGAGGATGTACGCGATCGCCTGCTCGACCTCCACCTTGGCGCCGGCGTCACCGTCCTCGGCGGCCTCGGCCAGGATGTCCTTGACCGTCTTGCCCGGCACGTACTCCATCACGATGTATCCGATCTGGGTACCGTCCGGGTCGGGGTGCTCGACGAAATTGTAGATCTTGACGATCGACGGGTGCGTCATCTCGGCGAGGAACCGTCGTTCCGAGACGGCGACAGCCTGCGCCTGCGCGTCGCCCGAGTTGAGCAGGCCCTTGAGCACGACGGGGCGGTCGACGACGTTGAGGTCCGTGGCCAGGTAGATCCAGCCCATCCCGCCGTGCGCGATCGCGCCCTTGATCTCGTACTGGTCGGCGACGATGTCGCCCGGCTTGAGCGCAGGCTCGAACGAGAACCGGGCGCCGCAGTGCGGGCACGTGCCGATCAGTTGCCCGGGCTCACCGTCGTGGGCGCGGCCGACGGGCTTGCGGCAGTTCCAGCAGTACCGCTTGCCCTCCGCGATGATCGGGTTGGTCCGGATCGCCTCGGACGGGTCGACCTCGGTGATCCGGGGGATCTCCACGAGGCCGCCGCCCACGCGGCGGCGCGCGGCGACGCGGGTGGTGCTCACGCTGCGCACCGGCCCGTTGCCGAACCGCGGAGTCGCTTCGGTCGCGACGGCGGGGGCGGGTGGCGGTACGGCCGTGACCTGCGTCCCGACCGGCGGCGGCTCGGTGTCGTCGAACAGGTCCACCATGGGCGCGCCGACGGTGCCCTGCTCCTCCTCGTCATCGTCGAACGTGACGACCTGGGCCTGCGTGTGCTCGGATTCGTCGACGTCGTCAGTCATCGTGCATCACCCCTCGTACCTCGCCGCCGGTGCCGACCAGACCTGCCCGAGCGACGGGGCGAACCACTGGTTGTACAGGCGCATCCACGTCCCGTCGAAGGCCATCCGCAGGAGCACCCCATTGATGAAACGCACGAGGTCGGTCCGGTTCTTCCCGACGCCGACCGCGTAGTACTCGAGCCCCATCGACGGCCCCGTGATGGTGAGGTTCGGGTCCTGGTCCTCCAGCCCCGCGAGGATGGCGTCGTCGGTGGAGATCGCGTCCACCTGCGACTGCTGCAGCATCACCAGGCAGTCCGACCAGGAGTCCGCGGCCACGACGGTGGCGCTCGGGACCAGTCGTCGTACCCGGTCGAGCGACGTGGTGCCGCGCACCTCGCACACCCGGCGGCTGGACAGATCGCCGACGGTGTTGATCGGGGCGCCCCGCGGGGCGAGGATGCGCTGCTGCGCGATGAAGTAGGTTGCCGAGAAGGCCACCGACTTCGCGCGGTCGCACGTGGCGGACATGGTCTTGACCACCACGTCGACGGTGCCCTCCTCGAGCGCCTTCTGCCGCTCCGCGGTGGAGAGGATGCGGAAGTGGATGCGGTCCGGATCGCCGAAGATGGCGGCGGCGATCTGGTGCGCGATGTCGGCGTCGAACCCCTTGATCTCCCCGGTGATGGGGTCTCGGAAGGAGAGCAGGTTCGAGCCGATGTCGATGCCGACGACGAGGCGGCCGCGGTCCTGGATGTCGGCCATCGTCGTGCCCGGCACCATCTGTCCCGGCGCGGGCAGGCCCGACGGCGAGGGCGTCGCGGTGCACATCGACACCTCGGGGGGAATCGGGGTGTCCGCCGGGACGACGGCACCGGACCCCGGGACCGGCTGGTTGACCGCGGTGACGGCGTCGCCGGGCGCCTCGGGCGCCGAGACGACGCAGGCCGTCGACGCCAGCGCGATGGTCATCGCGAGGGCGATCCCACTCAGTGCGCGGCGCATCATCGGTACTCCCTGACCCGCGGGTAGAAGCCCGCCGCGATCCCGGCGGCCGCGAGCACGCACAGGACGAACGCCCCCGGGCCGGAGAAGGCGATCGCGAAGCGGGCGGTGTTCACATTGTCGCGATAGAGCGTGCGGGCCCGGTCGATGGCCGCGGTGAGGTGCCCGTCGAGCGAACGGTAGGCGACCGCGGCCGATCCGGGGTCGGTGCCGATCGCCAGTCGCGTCGCGCCGAGGTAGTCGCCCGTCGCCTCGCGCGCGGCGATCTGCTGGTGCGCGGTGACCCAGCGCTGCGCGTCGGCTCGCGCCGCCTCGACCGCGGCGGCGATCTGGGGATCGGAGTCGCCGACCGACTTCAGGTCCTCCTCCGCGGCCTGCAGGGTCTCGGCGAAGGCCGAGGTGGGCACGCCGCGGCCGGCGCCGCGCTGCACCAGACCCATCGTCTCCATGGAGCGGGCCTTCTGCGTCAGGGTGCGGGCCTGGGAGAGCGCGTCGACCGCCGCGGTGCCGCGTTGCTCGGCGCGCAGCGAGTAGGTCGACGAGGTGAGGCCGGCGACCACCACCCAGGTCATCGCGATGGTGAGCGCCGCTGCCGCCACGACCAGGCCGCGGTTCACCCGGCGCTGCGTGCGCCGCGCGAGGTACTGGTGCGTGAGCAGGACCGACGCCAGCGCGATGCCGAGCACGCCGTAGATCGCCCACGGCGGCGACGCGAACTGGTCGTGCGTGCGGCGAAGGTTCTCGGTCTCCTCGCGGTAGAAGCTCTCCGCCGCCGGCAGCAGGGTGTCCTGCATCAGCGTGGACGCGGTCGCGAGGTACGCGGCGGCCACCGAGTTGTCGAGCCGGTTGTTGGTACGTGCCGTCTCCACCAGCCCGGTGTAGACGGGCAGGTTCATCGCGAGCGTGTCGAGGTTGTCGTGGGCGCGGCCGTCGTCGGCCGGCAGGCTCGTCGCCGAGGTGATGAGCGCCTTCCCCGCCGTGGCGAGGGCGACGCTGTAACTGCTCTGGATCTCGTCCGAGGGGAGGCCGCCGGCGACGAACGCGGCGTTGGCCGATTCGTTGGCCGCGGAGAGGGAGCTGTAGAGCACCTGCGCCGCGTGCGCGCGGGGCTCGTAGTCGGCGAGGTTCTGTTGCAGCACCTCGGTCCGCGACAGTTGCGCCGCGGAGGTGAACCAGCCGGCGAACAGGCACATCGTGATGAGCACGATCGCCATCGAGACGAGCTTGCCGGGGCTGGAGGTGAAGAACTCACGGAGCTCCGCGAAAACCGAGGATTCGGGGAAGGATCGGAGGCGCAGGGACGACAGCTGCCGGTTCTTCGACGCCTGGGCTGTCACGTCCACTCCTTCCCTGAGTTCCGCCCTTCGGCCGGGGTCGGTCCACTGCGGACATCGTGCCTTCGACCCTATCGCGCGGCCCCCTCCCACAGCCGGGATGACGCGCAGAGACGTCTCCCCGAGTGGCCCGTCGTTCGGCTACGGTGGGTGCCATGTTGGGTGACGGGAACGGCTGGGTCCGCGACCCGGACGGTTCCCGGTTCTGGGGCCGGTTCGGTGCCGCGGGTCTGTTGGCTCTGTCGCCGGACGAGAGCCGCGTGTTACTCCAGCACCGGGCGTGGTGGAGCCACCAGGGCGGGACGTGGGCGCTGCCCGGCGGGGCGCGCGATTCGCACGAATCCGCCGCCGACGCGGCGCTGCGCGAGGCGTTCGAGGAGACGGGGCTCCCGCCCACGTCGCTCGAGGTGATCTCGGAGGTGGTCACCGCCCGCTCTCAGGTCGGCTGGACCTACACGACGGTGCTCGCCCGCCTCGTCGAGCCGCGCGAACTGGTGCCGAACGAGGAGTCCACGGCGCTCGAGTGGGTGCACCTCGGTGCCGTCTCGGACCGCAAGCTGCACCCCGCCTTCGCCGCCGCCTGGCCGGAGCTGCAGGTCCAGGTGCGCGCCCTCGCGGACGACTAGCTCCGCTCCCCGCGCTGCCGCTCCGCTCCCCGCGCTCCCTAGCGGGGCGGACACCTCCCCATGTCCATGGACACGGGGAATGCACGACACGCGAGGGTGCTGAACGTCCCGCTAGGGAGGGCCACGGCTCAGCCGGCGGTGAGGGCGGACGCGAGGGCGCGGGCGGCGGCTTCGGGGTCGGCGGCGGCGGTGATGGCGCGGACCACGACGATCGCGTCCGCACCGGCGGCGGTCACCTCGGGCACCCGGGGCAGGTCGATGCCGCCGATGGCGAACCACTTCCGGGCGGGCGCCGCCGCGGCGGTCTCGCGGACCAACGGCAGCCCCGGCGCGGGGCGGCCCGGCTTCGTGGGGGTGGGCCAGCACGGCCCGGTGCAGAAGTAGTCGACGCCCTCCTCCGCGGCGGCCGCGCGGGCCTGGGCACCGTCGTGCGTGGAGCGACCGATCACCACGTCCGGCCCCACGATCTCCCGGGCCACCGGCACCGGCAGATCGTCCTGGCCGAGGTGCAGGACGTCGGCGCGGGCGGCGTACGCGATGTCGGCGCGGTCGTTCACCGCGACCAGGGCGCCGTGCGCGTGTGCGATCTCCCGCAGCTGCGCGACGAGCTCGATCTCCTGCGCCGCCTCGAGCGCCCCGAACTCGCGCTCGCCGGCCGAGCCCTTGTCGCGCAACTGCACGATGTCGACGCCGCCCCGCAGTGCGGCGGCCACGAACTCGGCGAGGTCACCGCGCTCGCGTCGGGCGTCGGTGCACAGGTACAGGGAGGCGGAGGCGAGCCGCTCGCGGGGGGAGATCATGGCCACAGCGTAGGCCCGGCGGAGTAGGCTGGGGCACGTACACACACGGGAGCTCCCGCCGCGGGGCTGAGAGTGGGGCACGTCGCGCCCCTGACCGTCAGACCTGATCCGGGTAATGCCGGCGAAGGAAGGATTTCGGCGTGAAGAAGACTGTGACCGTCGTGGGCGGAGGCACCGTCGGCCTCACCGTCGCCTGGACCCTGGCACGGCGCGGAAGCACCGTCACCGTCGTCGATCCGCAGCCCGGATCAGGTGCCTCCTGGGTGGCCGGCGGCATGATCGCCCCCTACTCCGAGGCCTGGCCCGGCGAGGACGAACTGTACCGGCTCGGTGTCGAATCCCTCGGCCTGTGGGAGGGATTCGCGCGCGACCTCCAGCCCTTCGCCGACGGTCCGCTGATCACCGCCCGCGGTACCGTCCACCTCGCGGTCGACGACGGCGACGCCGCCGACGTGGAGACGATCGCCGCCGCGGTCGGTGATGCCGCGGTCTTCGGCCCACTGCGTCCGTCGGCGGCG from Tsukamurella paurometabola includes the following:
- a CDS encoding FecCD family ABC transporter permease, whose protein sequence is MTLSATEEAPTGGTPSARPGPASGASRRRRRLVGLVLLLALLVVTVIASLAIGSRSLAPSLVWDGLWHDYTTGPNPADPELNQAAIIIQTLRVPRTLLALIAGAALALAGALIQGHTRNPVADPGFLGLTQGAAFAVVCATFVGGLTQPIQYVWFAFLGTALTAILVFGLSSLGRGVGSPLTLVLAGMGVAMFLSSTTSAIALSDNASLETLRFWNAGAVVGRGFDVIAVVAPFIAAGVVLALANGPAVNLLNMGDDVAKGLGLNINLARTVGITAVTLLVGAATAACGSISFLGLMVPHIVRYFTGPDYRWLLPYSALMGAWLLLAADIVGRVVARPGELEVGIVVALFGAPFFVALVWWRKAVKV
- a CDS encoding ABC transporter ATP-binding protein is translated as MTTTDTATTAPSRLGARNVTSGYGQVAVLDGLDLDIPTGVVTTIIGPNGCGKSTLLRTLARLIKPSSGHVVLDGADIATLKSKQIATTMGLLPQSPLAPEGLTVGDLVARGRHPHQSWLRQWSSDDAEVVDAALEQTGVRDLADRTVDSLSGGQRQRVWISMTLAQGTDLLLLDEPTTYLDLSHALDVLDLVDELSSQGRTVVMVLHDLNLAIRYSDHIIAMKDGAVVAQGAPADVISEEMLRETFGLHSRVIDDPVAPGRPCIIPIGTRRTGDAAP
- a CDS encoding ABC transporter substrate-binding protein — its product is MRLVSAVFAVLLSITLAACGSASDSRPGGDAPRSPQRVASLGLGDVDTLLALGVVPVIVAPWAQDAKEPVGEWAKPLLQGKNPQMLLGTGTAMDTKAVETLAASKPDVIVAVNSGFDDATFSRLEAIAPVIRRPAQFTAWGVPWEDQVRAIAGGIGRAAQGDALVTKTQATIRRTQEQHPQYRGKTAATVLPKSDGGFYAYATSDGRGQVLTMLGFTLPETVSSLIPAGTFFAEIPAERVDVLNLDALVYLDYGTKVAEDTAFRSLAVSREHRVTTIDKTIGNAMSMPNPVTIEWVLQQLPPRLPTFG
- a CDS encoding acetate kinase, producing the protein MSGVAGTVLVLNSGSSSLKYQLLHPETGEVVHGGIVERIGETEVPDHKAALRQVFEEFAGRGLDLTDGAGTPAGIAAVGHRVVHGGRSFHSPTLIDDHVLAEIRRLSSLAPLHNPANAQGIEVARELLPGVKQVAVFDTAFFFDLPPAAATYAIDRELATEHALRRYGFHGTSHEYVSQQAAAFLGRPTSEVNQIVLHLGNGASASAVRGGRAVDTSMGLTPLEGLVMGTRSGDVDPGLVLHLGRSLGMSIDEIDDLLNRRSGLKGIAGENDFRALSALIEQGDEHAKLAYDVYIHRLRRYIGAYLVDLGGADAITFTAGVGENAAQVRADALAGLERFGIVVDPARNAGRVTEPTRISPDGAPVAVLVVPTNEELAIAREAAAL
- a CDS encoding FecCD family ABC transporter permease; this encodes MSTTLEPVDERKPPIRPGLRFGNVVSFVWRPWPVAVTVLLALVAFVAFCASIRLGAFPMTFGEVLQALVGTGDQTTHFIVMELRMPRALVGLVVGAALGMSGAIVQSIARNPLASPDILGVTAGAGVAAVFLVTSTGTLAATLNNGVGLPVVAVTGGLLTGGLVYLLAVRGGVDGMRLILVGIAITFLMRALVDWMLVRADIRDVARAQTWLVGSLESRDWSDVWTALGLAVPAALLALAAAFPLRAVQLGDDVALGLGVRLGRNRAVLLIASVLLASAGVAAAGPIGFIAFVSPQLAMRLTRLPTPPLIPSALMGAALLSCADLAARTMFSVALPVGIITAAVGGPFLVYLLVRQNLKGAK
- a CDS encoding adenylate/guanylate cyclase domain-containing protein → MPLGRVAGIEGDGADYGSPLLGTRTEGARQRRTRTVALIAVSSSAATLLGGGFAAMLIVVGIPEPSVQRPELYTVNTVAVPSYIAAGLIVGHLYTFWLVYRSLRWTGGDDPPTQQEAADALALPRRLYWFEMLAWLCAAILFGWLYGRVDMDLVPKVSLVVLGAGLMTSGVVRVLTEFSMRPVTAIALRVTRPEPRHQSLQGRSLRLWILGSGLPFLGVITVALFALFEPAATVRGIAISMCALAAGGFFSGMVFNLLSSSRVSAPVKSVTTGMRRVSEGRYDTEVVVYDGTSLGDLQSGFNAMAAGLRERERVRDLYARQVGEQVARATIESEPELGGVEQTVAVIFIDLVGSTALAAERPAAEVVQILNRFCGVVVAEVNSRGGLVNKFEGDAVLAIFGAPAPLTDPAGAALSAARAMMRRLAREVPEIRAGCGVTHGVVVAGYVGAADRFEYTVIGDPVNEAARLSTYAKADPTVPWASAPAVETADPAECTRWRPGPIDVLRGRTQETRMYVAKR